From a single Thermoleophilia bacterium genomic region:
- a CDS encoding prepilin-type N-terminal cleavage/methylation domain-containing protein, producing the protein MQSRTRRQGGFTLIELLIVIIIIGILAAIAIPMYLQQRDRAKDASTKGGAHIVEVGVAAFAVDHADQYPADAMVNSGSLKDAGGEFYIDQWPTNPWSNEPMTNVADANPGDYTYTLGGTPEGTDFTLVAHLSDDGEFVVR; encoded by the coding sequence ATGCAGTCTCGGACCAGGCGACAGGGTGGTTTCACCCTCATCGAACTCCTGATCGTCATCATCATCATCGGCATCCTCGCCGCTATCGCAATCCCCATGTATCTGCAGCAACGCGATCGTGCCAAGGATGCATCCACCAAGGGCGGAGCACACATCGTGGAAGTCGGAGTCGCAGCGTTCGCTGTTGACCATGCCGATCAATACCCTGCTGATGCGATGGTCAACTCAGGATCCCTCAAGGACGCCGGCGGCGAATTCTACATTGACCAGTGGCCCACCAACCCTTGGAGCAACGAGCCGATGACGAACGTAGCCGACGCGAATCCAGGCGACTACACCTACACTCTCGGAGGCACTCCTGAGGGCACCGACTTCACTCTAGTTGCTCACCTCAGTGACGACGGAGAGTTCGTCGTCCGCTAG
- a CDS encoding type IV pilus twitching motility protein PilT, whose amino-acid sequence MDLVDVLLEVLERDASDLHLSVGSPPIIRIHGALERLDYPRLSANDTRELIYSILSQDQRQRLENEWEIDFSYSVPGRARFRVNAFFQRNSLGAAFRLIPISIKRLEDLGLPKTLHDLTRKPRGFIVVTGPTGSGKSTTLTAMIDEINETREEHIMTIEDPIEFLHRHKKCMVNQREVGADTKGFNRALKSVLRQDPDIILVGEMRDTETMSTALTAAETGHLVFATLHTQDAPQTIDRIIDVFPPHQQEQIRVQLSTTLMGVCTQQLLPTRDGRGRVVACEVLIPTPAVRNLIREGKTHQVYSTMQTGSAFGMQTMDTALADLVRRGVISHETATRRSSDPSGLERLIGQPMAMGA is encoded by the coding sequence ATGGATCTAGTTGACGTCCTCCTCGAGGTGCTCGAGCGCGACGCCAGCGACCTCCATCTCTCAGTGGGGTCGCCGCCGATCATCCGCATCCACGGCGCGCTGGAACGGCTCGACTATCCGCGCCTGAGCGCAAACGACACGCGGGAGCTCATCTACAGCATCCTCTCCCAGGATCAACGTCAACGCCTGGAGAACGAGTGGGAGATCGACTTCTCGTACTCTGTCCCCGGTCGCGCGCGTTTCCGTGTCAACGCCTTCTTCCAGCGCAACAGTCTCGGTGCGGCCTTCCGCCTCATCCCGATCAGCATCAAGCGACTCGAAGATCTCGGCCTTCCCAAGACACTCCACGACCTGACACGCAAGCCACGCGGGTTCATCGTCGTCACGGGGCCGACTGGTTCGGGCAAGTCGACGACGCTCACAGCCATGATCGACGAGATCAATGAGACGCGCGAAGAGCACATCATGACGATCGAGGACCCCATCGAGTTCCTCCATCGCCACAAGAAGTGCATGGTCAACCAGCGTGAGGTGGGCGCGGACACCAAGGGCTTCAACCGCGCCCTCAAGAGTGTGCTGCGTCAAGATCCAGACATCATCCTCGTCGGCGAGATGCGCGATACCGAGACGATGTCCACCGCCCTCACGGCGGCAGAGACGGGCCACTTGGTGTTCGCCACGCTGCACACTCAGGACGCGCCGCAGACCATCGACCGCATCATCGACGTCTTCCCGCCGCATCAGCAGGAGCAGATCCGCGTTCAGCTCTCGACGACCCTCATGGGCGTCTGCACCCAGCAGCTACTCCCGACGCGCGACGGTCGCGGCCGTGTCGTCGCCTGCGAAGTCCTCATTCCGACGCCCGCGGTGCGCAACCTCATCCGCGAGGGCAAGACGCACCAGGTGTACTCCACGATGCAGACCGGCTCCGCGTTCGGCATGCAGACCATGGACACCGCGCTCGCCGACCTCGTCCGGCGCGGCGTCATCTCACACGAGACGGCGACTCGGCGCTCCAGCGACCCTTCAGGCCTGGAGCGCCTCATCGGACAACCCATGGCAATGGGTGCGTAA
- a CDS encoding ABC transporter ATP-binding protein has product MSTHSSDTLLRVNDLHKTVRVGFRRRPVKVLNGVSLEVDANDVFGLLGPNGAGKTTTIKTVLGLMRPSSGSVQLGVDGLSQVGYLPENPYFYTYLTGREFLTFCAQLFGLSGAERAARVERLLDEVGLTDAANKQLRKYSKGMLQRIGIAQALVNDPDLVLLDEPMTGLDPVGRVEVKHIIQRLHDEGKTVLFNSHILADVHELCTRVAIMRGGRVEWQGTVPEALIEATTLEEFFMEVVTR; this is encoded by the coding sequence ATGAGCACTCACTCCAGCGACACCCTGCTCAGGGTGAACGACCTCCACAAGACCGTTCGTGTCGGGTTTCGCCGCCGGCCCGTCAAGGTTCTCAACGGTGTCAGTCTCGAGGTCGACGCCAACGATGTCTTCGGTCTCCTGGGACCTAATGGAGCGGGGAAGACGACCACCATCAAGACCGTCCTCGGGCTCATGCGGCCGAGCAGTGGTTCTGTTCAGCTCGGCGTCGACGGGCTCTCGCAGGTCGGCTATCTTCCTGAGAACCCGTACTTCTATACGTACCTCACCGGTCGCGAGTTCCTCACGTTCTGCGCGCAACTCTTCGGCCTGTCAGGAGCGGAACGCGCGGCGCGCGTGGAGCGCCTTCTCGACGAAGTGGGCCTGACGGACGCGGCGAACAAGCAGCTGCGCAAGTACTCAAAAGGCATGCTGCAACGCATCGGCATCGCTCAGGCGCTCGTCAACGACCCCGACCTCGTTCTGCTCGACGAACCGATGACCGGCCTCGATCCGGTGGGGAGAGTGGAGGTCAAGCACATCATCCAGCGCCTGCACGACGAGGGCAAGACGGTTCTCTTCAACTCGCACATCCTGGCCGACGTACACGAGCTTTGCACAAGAGTCGCCATCATGCGCGGCGGCCGCGTGGAGTGGCAGGGCACGGTTCCCGAGGCGCTCATCGAGGCGACGACGCTGGAAGAGTTCTTCATGGAAGTCGTGACGCGATGA
- a CDS encoding shikimate dehydrogenase — MITGTTRLLGIIGDPVAHSLSPVMHNAGFAALGLDMAYVPLHVAADDIPAALNGLVALGFRGANVTVPHKGAVLPFMDWLHDDARLVQAVNTIVVDDHRLHGYNTDIEGVRYALAQACGDTLVGQPALIVGAGGAARAVALALARMSMPLTIVNRTASTAQRLVDLIQTAAPAVPCRSLPWVDLTAATTAGQRLIVNATTLGMEGAGKVPAELVDTLTAGHVVFDVVYGHAETEFLRRARRSGAETVDGLAMLLGQAASAFELWTGQRAPLEAMRRVLVR; from the coding sequence ATGATCACGGGAACCACGCGCCTGCTCGGCATCATCGGCGACCCAGTCGCGCACTCGCTGTCGCCGGTCATGCACAACGCCGGCTTCGCCGCGCTCGGTCTCGACATGGCCTACGTGCCGCTCCACGTCGCCGCCGACGACATACCCGCAGCGCTCAACGGGCTCGTAGCGCTCGGCTTCCGCGGCGCCAACGTCACTGTTCCACACAAGGGCGCAGTACTGCCGTTTATGGACTGGCTGCACGACGACGCCCGCCTCGTACAAGCCGTCAACACCATCGTCGTTGACGATCATCGTCTACACGGCTACAACACCGACATCGAAGGCGTCCGCTACGCGCTCGCACAAGCGTGCGGAGATACCCTCGTTGGCCAACCGGCGCTCATCGTCGGCGCCGGCGGCGCAGCGCGCGCTGTTGCCCTCGCCCTCGCGCGCATGTCCATGCCGCTCACCATCGTCAATCGAACCGCGTCGACCGCGCAGAGGCTCGTCGACCTCATCCAGACCGCCGCGCCTGCGGTTCCCTGCCGCTCGCTGCCATGGGTAGACCTCACGGCCGCCACGACTGCCGGGCAACGCCTCATCGTCAATGCCACCACGCTCGGCATGGAAGGCGCGGGTAAAGTCCCTGCGGAGTTGGTCGATACATTGACGGCAGGGCACGTTGTGTTCGACGTGGTCTACGGTCACGCGGAGACTGAGTTCCTCAGACGCGCGCGTAGGTCGGGGGCAGAAACCGTTGACGGGCTGGCAATGCTTCTCGGCCAAGCCGCGTCCGCGTTCGAGCTGTGGACCGGTCAGCGAGCGCCTTTGGAGGCTATGCGTCGCGTCCTCGTTCGCTGA
- a CDS encoding ATPase, T2SS/T4P/T4SS family — MQSEETLTDREMIVVASPPTSESVIPVDETAEQQEYRGVTTDDALNGMVAGQRATKLRVGDILRSMGLVTDEQIDTALIRQRETHQRIGQVLIESGAVSEVDLTRALGAKFGVGFIDLSETTIDRPAAESIDEKLARRYGAIPVRYADDNTLLVAMVDPQNLLALQDLEIITGYTIRAAIASEEDIYGAIATIYRDRPDVDETILPGEADEAVEVNDIRNATDEAPIVRLVNSILAQAVDDGASDIHFEPQVKDLAVRFRVDGVLIQIMSIPRRMLSGVISRLKIMSDLDIAERRVPQDGRIGLMVGGKAIDMRVATLPTVYGEKVVMRLLDKSNVMLNLEDLGFSEKALKRFRASFTKPYGAILVTGPTGSGKSTTLYAALNILNSIEKNIITVEDPVEYRLGGINQVQVNSRTGMTFAAALRSILRCDPDIVMIGEIRDRETAQIAVESALTGHLVLSTLHTNDAPGALSRLTEMGIEPFLTSSAVDCVLAQRLARRLCSQCKEPYTATREMLRKNDFPTEVCDRDDVVLHRAKGCSRCKGTGYKGRLGLYEVMVVSEAIRRLTVERKSADEISRVAKAEGMKSLREDGIDKVLLGMTSIEEIARVII; from the coding sequence ATGCAGTCTGAGGAGACCCTCACAGACCGCGAGATGATTGTTGTCGCGTCACCACCGACGTCCGAGTCCGTGATTCCGGTGGATGAGACCGCAGAGCAGCAGGAGTACCGCGGCGTTACCACCGACGACGCGCTAAACGGCATGGTAGCCGGGCAACGCGCCACCAAACTGCGCGTCGGCGACATCCTCAGAAGCATGGGCCTCGTTACAGACGAGCAAATCGACACCGCCCTGATACGTCAGCGCGAGACACACCAACGCATTGGTCAGGTGCTCATCGAGAGCGGCGCGGTGTCGGAAGTCGACCTCACGCGTGCCCTCGGTGCGAAGTTCGGCGTCGGCTTCATCGATCTCAGCGAGACCACCATCGACCGGCCGGCGGCGGAGTCCATCGACGAGAAGCTCGCCCGTCGCTACGGCGCGATTCCCGTGCGCTACGCCGACGACAACACGCTCCTGGTCGCCATGGTCGATCCGCAGAACCTGCTGGCGCTCCAGGATCTCGAGATCATCACCGGCTATACCATCCGCGCCGCGATTGCCAGCGAAGAGGACATCTACGGCGCCATCGCCACCATCTACCGCGATCGCCCCGATGTCGACGAGACCATCCTGCCCGGCGAAGCGGACGAAGCCGTCGAAGTCAACGACATTCGCAACGCCACCGACGAGGCGCCCATCGTACGCCTCGTCAACTCCATCCTCGCACAAGCCGTCGACGACGGCGCCAGCGACATCCACTTCGAACCCCAGGTCAAAGACCTCGCAGTGCGCTTCCGCGTCGATGGTGTGCTCATCCAGATCATGTCGATTCCGCGGCGCATGCTGAGCGGCGTCATCAGTCGCCTCAAGATCATGTCGGACCTCGACATCGCCGAGCGGCGCGTCCCGCAAGACGGACGTATCGGGCTCATGGTCGGCGGCAAGGCCATCGACATGCGCGTCGCGACCCTCCCGACGGTCTACGGCGAGAAGGTCGTTATGCGCCTCCTCGACAAGTCCAACGTCATGCTCAACCTCGAGGATCTGGGCTTCTCGGAGAAGGCGCTCAAACGCTTCCGCGCCTCGTTCACAAAGCCGTACGGAGCCATCCTCGTCACCGGACCAACCGGCTCCGGTAAGTCGACGACGCTGTACGCGGCGCTGAATATCCTCAACTCCATCGAGAAGAACATCATCACTGTCGAGGATCCCGTCGAGTACCGCCTCGGGGGCATCAACCAGGTCCAGGTCAACTCCCGCACCGGCATGACGTTCGCCGCCGCGCTGCGCTCCATCCTGCGCTGCGACCCGGACATCGTCATGATCGGCGAGATCCGCGACCGCGAGACGGCTCAGATCGCCGTTGAGTCAGCGCTCACCGGCCACCTCGTCCTCAGCACGCTGCACACCAACGACGCCCCGGGCGCCCTCTCGCGTCTCACCGAGATGGGCATCGAGCCCTTCCTCACCTCGTCGGCGGTCGACTGCGTGCTCGCGCAACGCCTCGCGCGACGCCTTTGTTCCCAGTGCAAGGAGCCCTACACGGCGACCCGCGAGATGCTGCGCAAGAACGACTTTCCTACCGAAGTCTGCGACCGCGACGACGTCGTGCTCCACCGCGCCAAAGGATGCTCGCGCTGCAAGGGCACCGGCTATAAGGGCCGACTTGGCCTGTACGAGGTCATGGTTGTGAGCGAAGCGATCAGAAGGCTAACGGTTGAGCGCAAGAGCGCCGATGAAATCTCCCGTGTCGCGAAAGCGGAGGGCATGAAGAGTCTTCGCGAGGACGGCATAGACAAAGTACTCCTGGGCATGACCTCCATCGAGGAAATCGCCAGGGTCATCATCTGA
- a CDS encoding prepilin-type N-terminal cleavage/methylation domain-containing protein, giving the protein MKRFTRQGGFTLIELLIVIIIIGILAAIAIPMFLNQRDKAKDSAVKEGIHSIQIGIQSYAVDHTDTYPTTVADSSELVDENENPYVDNWPINPWTDSEMEDSTEQGDYTYTQTENNFSLTGHLANDGSFSVGEAVADEGAGE; this is encoded by the coding sequence ATGAAGCGTTTCACTCGTCAGGGGGGTTTCACCCTCATCGAGCTCCTGATCGTCATCATCATCATCGGCATCCTCGCCGCTATCGCGATCCCGATGTTCCTCAACCAGCGCGACAAGGCCAAGGACTCCGCCGTGAAGGAAGGTATCCACAGCATCCAGATCGGCATCCAGAGCTACGCCGTCGACCACACTGATACCTATCCCACGACGGTCGCTGACTCCAGCGAGCTCGTCGACGAGAACGAGAATCCGTACGTGGACAACTGGCCGATCAACCCCTGGACCGACTCTGAGATGGAGGATAGCACAGAGCAGGGCGACTACACCTACACTCAGACTGAGAACAACTTCTCCCTCACCGGCCATCTGGCCAACGATGGTTCGTTCTCCGTCGGCGAGGCCGTGGCCGACGAAGGCGCCGGAGAGTAA
- a CDS encoding ABC transporter permease subunit gives MRQVYAIAVNTFKETIRDRVLGIIVVFALIMIAGGIWLGSISLGEEGRMMKDFGLVAVTVFGLIVAVFVAAGLVHKEVEKRTVFVLFSKPVSRAAFIVGKFIGLCATMAIVMAGMAIFLFGLVWIVDGEPSWMVLLAVLMIYVQLLAVIAVTIFFSTLGSAILASVLGICVFVAGQLSHNVLELTRLGENAATQAASWIVFIIIPNFSAIDVKAGVVGESTLAWGQIGLWTAYVAAYVVVALGLASLVFQRKEF, from the coding sequence ATGAGGCAGGTGTATGCCATCGCCGTCAACACATTCAAGGAGACGATCCGCGATCGCGTGCTGGGCATTATCGTCGTCTTCGCTCTGATCATGATCGCCGGCGGTATCTGGCTGGGGAGCATCAGCCTCGGCGAAGAGGGACGCATGATGAAGGACTTCGGTCTTGTAGCGGTGACCGTCTTCGGACTCATCGTGGCCGTCTTCGTGGCTGCCGGACTCGTGCACAAGGAGGTCGAGAAGCGCACGGTCTTCGTGCTCTTCTCCAAGCCGGTCAGTCGCGCCGCGTTCATCGTCGGCAAATTCATCGGGCTCTGCGCGACCATGGCCATCGTCATGGCGGGCATGGCCATCTTTCTGTTCGGCCTCGTGTGGATCGTCGACGGTGAGCCGAGCTGGATGGTGTTGCTCGCCGTGCTCATGATCTACGTGCAACTGCTGGCCGTGATCGCGGTAACGATCTTCTTCTCGACCCTCGGCTCCGCTATCCTCGCCAGCGTACTCGGCATCTGCGTCTTCGTCGCCGGTCAGCTCAGCCACAACGTGCTCGAACTCACGCGACTTGGCGAGAACGCGGCCACGCAGGCCGCATCCTGGATCGTCTTCATCATCATTCCGAACTTCTCGGCGATCGACGTGAAGGCCGGCGTCGTCGGCGAATCCACCCTCGCGTGGGGCCAGATCGGCCTCTGGACCGCATACGTGGCCGCCTACGTCGTGGTAGCTCTCGGTCTTGCGTCGCTCGTCTTCCAGCGCAAGGAGTTCTGA
- a CDS encoding type II secretion system F family protein produces the protein MGTFTYKALDPRGAPATGEIDGESKTAAAAALRNRGLTVVDLNEVRQGVGQIEIGGRIKPKDLTVFSRQFATMVNSGLSMLRCLYVLEEQTQNKKLAKVIGEVRADVEAGISLSDSLEKHPKVFSRLYISMVRAGEIGGILDTVLNRLATQLEKEDSIRRAVKSAMTYPVVIGVFAIIVLLGMVGFLIPIFADMYRDLGNAQLPLLTRLMVSFSDILRSWRILPIVAVLVAVIYGLLRLKKTEQGTMVWDRAKLRFPMGVGAIIRKLAIARFSRTLGTLISSGVPILQAIEITGQAAGNAVIEKAMGDVQQSVKEGNSITTPLQSVSVFPAMVTQMIAVGEETGSLDAMLGKIADFYEDEVNASIKSLTSVIEPILMLFVGAIVGVVVISMYLPIFNMMNIVQ, from the coding sequence ATGGGCACCTTCACGTACAAAGCGCTCGACCCGCGCGGCGCTCCCGCGACCGGCGAGATCGACGGCGAGAGCAAGACCGCGGCAGCCGCCGCTCTGCGCAATCGCGGCCTCACCGTCGTCGACCTCAACGAGGTCAGGCAGGGCGTGGGCCAGATCGAGATCGGCGGGCGCATCAAGCCCAAGGATCTCACCGTCTTCTCGCGCCAGTTCGCCACGATGGTGAACTCCGGCCTCTCGATGCTCCGCTGCCTGTACGTCCTCGAAGAGCAGACCCAGAACAAGAAGCTCGCCAAGGTCATCGGCGAGGTGCGCGCCGACGTCGAGGCGGGCATCTCCTTGTCGGACTCGCTCGAGAAGCACCCGAAGGTGTTCAGCCGCCTCTACATCAGTATGGTCCGCGCCGGTGAGATCGGCGGTATCCTCGATACAGTCCTCAACCGCCTCGCGACACAGCTCGAGAAGGAAGACAGCATCCGTCGCGCCGTGAAGTCGGCAATGACCTACCCCGTTGTAATCGGCGTCTTCGCCATCATCGTGCTGCTCGGCATGGTCGGCTTCCTTATCCCGATCTTCGCCGACATGTACAGGGACCTGGGCAACGCCCAGTTACCTTTGCTCACACGCCTTATGGTGAGCTTCTCGGACATCCTGCGCAGTTGGCGTATCCTGCCCATTGTTGCCGTGCTTGTGGCCGTGATTTACGGCCTTCTCAGACTCAAGAAGACTGAGCAGGGCACCATGGTCTGGGACAGGGCGAAGCTCCGCTTCCCGATGGGCGTCGGCGCGATCATCCGCAAGCTCGCCATCGCCCGCTTCTCGCGCACCCTGGGCACCCTCATCTCGTCCGGCGTGCCGATCTTGCAGGCCATCGAGATCACCGGCCAAGCGGCCGGCAACGCCGTCATCGAGAAGGCCATGGGCGACGTTCAGCAGAGCGTCAAAGAGGGCAACTCCATCACCACGCCACTTCAGAGCGTGAGCGTCTTTCCGGCCATGGTGACGCAGATGATCGCGGTCGGCGAAGAGACCGGCTCGCTGGATGCCATGCTGGGCAAGATCGCCGACTTCTACGAAGACGAGGTCAACGCCAGCATCAAGTCGCTCACCTCGGTCATCGAGCCGATTCTAATGCTCTTCGTCGGCGCCATCGTCGGCGTCGTCGTCATCTCGATGTACCTGCCGATCTTCAACATGATGAACATCGTGCAGTGA
- a CDS encoding sigma-70 family RNA polymerase sigma factor: MQNERLLADYAATRSPIVLDELVRRNQKLLHHILKRFTYANEPYEDLLQVANLGLIKAAQRYDTARGVRFSTYATAIIDGELRHHLRDSLLLRQPRWVKKIYAAIQAKSNELMHTLGRPPEVREIAAALNIDEEGILEVMNLYARIDLHSQNEPYSGDDLDAMADRRAVRSQRAESFALPIEDRIVLYDAIDKLSSFQRHIVYLLFFKQLTQSEVAEELGLTQKKVSRESIKALTRLRQVLGHKLF; this comes from the coding sequence ATGCAGAACGAGCGCCTCCTCGCCGACTACGCCGCGACGCGCTCGCCCATCGTGCTCGACGAACTGGTGCGCCGCAACCAGAAGCTGCTGCATCACATCCTCAAGCGGTTCACCTACGCCAACGAACCGTACGAGGATCTGCTGCAGGTCGCCAATCTGGGTCTCATCAAGGCGGCGCAACGCTACGACACGGCGCGCGGCGTGCGTTTCTCAACCTATGCCACGGCGATCATCGACGGAGAGTTGCGTCATCACCTGCGCGACTCGCTGCTGCTGCGCCAACCGCGGTGGGTGAAGAAGATCTACGCGGCCATCCAGGCGAAGTCCAACGAGCTCATGCACACACTGGGTCGCCCGCCGGAGGTGCGTGAGATCGCCGCGGCGCTCAACATCGATGAGGAAGGCATCCTGGAGGTCATGAACCTCTACGCGCGCATCGATCTACACAGCCAAAACGAGCCGTACAGCGGCGACGACCTCGATGCGATGGCCGACCGCCGCGCGGTGCGCTCCCAGCGTGCGGAGTCGTTCGCATTGCCCATCGAGGATCGCATCGTTCTCTACGACGCAATCGACAAGCTCTCAAGCTTTCAACGCCACATCGTCTACCTGCTGTTCTTCAAGCAGCTCACGCAGTCGGAGGTGGCGGAGGAGCTCGGGCTTACGCAGAAGAAGGTCTCGCGCGAGTCGATCAAGGCGCTCACGCGTCTGCGCCAAGTGCTCGGGCACAAGCTCTTCTAG